One segment of bacterium DNA contains the following:
- a CDS encoding helix-turn-helix domain-containing protein, which translates to MNDNMMEESKAVDERRHNFTIIDNEVIERTAEIGIYALGVYSVLVKMANAGNKCFPGQRYIAAMLGISERKVRDSIESLEKAHLITVTHNYGFPSTYHITCVKKKGTPAQNAALPRHDMPDPPAPRAGLPRHHVPPNNINITIPNQQEGPPGEAQTTLHLQAYINPFNQIVSILRTPDLPPTAYRLGMLKSAFSNVNIGGFENIKKAARNLMASDFPDSYKRYDWLFNKFDFVEHITELLIKKHDVTPKARRYGEVPADWRPEDASRTATP; encoded by the coding sequence ATGAACGATAACATGATGGAAGAATCAAAGGCGGTTGATGAGCGCAGGCACAACTTTACCATCATCGACAACGAAGTTATTGAGCGCACAGCAGAAATCGGGATTTATGCGCTTGGCGTTTATAGTGTTCTGGTCAAAATGGCTAATGCCGGGAACAAATGTTTTCCAGGCCAGCGCTATATCGCGGCTATGCTTGGGATAAGTGAGCGCAAGGTACGGGACAGTATTGAATCCCTTGAAAAAGCGCACCTCATTACGGTAACTCACAACTACGGGTTTCCAAGTACCTATCATATCACCTGTGTAAAAAAGAAGGGCACCCCAGCACAAAATGCCGCACTACCCCGGCATGACATGCCGGACCCCCCGGCACCACGTGCCGGACTACCCCGGCACCACGTGCCGCCTAATAATATTAATATAACAATACCCAACCAACAAGAGGGCCCGCCGGGGGAAGCGCAAACAACCTTGCACCTTCAGGCATATATCAATCCGTTCAATCAGATCGTCTCAATATTGCGGACACCTGATCTACCGCCCACAGCATATCGACTGGGTATGCTTAAAAGCGCATTTTCCAATGTGAATATCGGCGGATTTGAAAACATAAAAAAGGCGGCCAGGAATTTAATGGCGTCAGATTTTCCCGATAGCTATAAGAGATATGACTGGCTGTTCAATAAGTTCGATTTTGTTGAGCACATTACGGAGCTTTTAATCAAGAAACATGATGTAACACCCAAGGCCAGAAGATACGGTGAAGTACCTGCTGATTGGAGACCTGAGGATGCAAGCAGAACAGCTACCCCATAA
- the dnaB gene encoding replicative DNA helicase has translation MKYLLIGDLRMQAEQLPHNDYAEMVTIGCLLEGYAPEMILAELVPEDFYGAANRIIFSTCRDIAAAEAPIGIFTVVDRLRIDGNLEKIGGEAYLARCTGQVVSATQADGAVWGVKDAALLRHGYLATNRASREFAIPGKNAAELIDGLQSELLKISSRNREIIAQEAKDLMATAVSDIDSSKGRPGLSGITTGFKQIDYFTAGLQKGELIILAARPSMGKTSLMLNIAQSASLAGKNVYLFSLEMSTRQLALRMICSEAAVNSHHVRTGHFNNEEHERLVKAAAKLGNCQLKINDRAADLAEIVGIAKREAENGKLDLICIDYLQLISARFAKSDTRDREIGTITRQLKGLAKELDVPVLALSQLSRVNEAQKARRPTLNALRDSGNLEQDADTVIFLHSDQYYERESADSEQLDEWQTDVMIAKQRNGPTLDIPMLFRRQFTRFYPIDGIHENDTERARANEWYQN, from the coding sequence GTGAAGTACCTGCTGATTGGAGACCTGAGGATGCAAGCAGAACAGCTACCCCATAATGATTACGCTGAAATGGTCACCATAGGTTGCCTGCTTGAGGGCTACGCACCCGAAATGATTCTGGCTGAATTGGTGCCCGAAGATTTCTACGGCGCCGCAAACCGGATTATCTTTTCGACCTGCCGGGACATCGCCGCTGCTGAAGCTCCAATCGGTATCTTCACAGTAGTTGACCGGTTACGCATCGATGGCAATCTCGAAAAAATCGGCGGAGAGGCGTATCTGGCACGATGTACCGGCCAGGTAGTCAGCGCTACCCAGGCAGACGGTGCGGTCTGGGGGGTGAAGGATGCGGCTCTTCTCCGGCACGGTTATCTGGCAACCAACAGAGCAAGCAGAGAATTCGCAATCCCGGGGAAAAATGCAGCGGAGTTGATTGACGGTCTTCAGAGTGAGCTTCTGAAAATCTCCAGCCGGAACAGGGAGATCATCGCTCAGGAAGCAAAGGACCTCATGGCGACGGCTGTCAGTGATATTGACTCTTCAAAGGGAAGGCCAGGACTATCTGGCATAACGACAGGATTCAAACAAATTGATTATTTCACCGCAGGCCTGCAAAAAGGCGAGCTGATTATCCTGGCAGCTCGCCCGAGCATGGGCAAAACCTCTCTTATGCTGAACATCGCGCAGAGTGCTTCCCTGGCAGGGAAGAATGTTTACCTCTTCTCACTGGAAATGAGCACCAGGCAGCTGGCCTTGCGCATGATTTGCTCGGAGGCGGCTGTCAATTCGCACCATGTCCGGACCGGTCATTTCAACAACGAGGAGCATGAACGACTCGTAAAAGCGGCCGCAAAACTGGGCAATTGCCAGCTCAAAATCAATGACAGGGCCGCCGATCTGGCTGAAATTGTGGGCATAGCGAAACGGGAAGCGGAGAATGGCAAACTGGATCTGATCTGTATAGACTACTTGCAGCTGATAAGCGCCCGGTTCGCAAAAAGCGACACCAGGGACCGTGAAATTGGCACCATCACCCGCCAGCTTAAAGGACTGGCAAAAGAACTCGACGTGCCCGTTCTGGCTTTATCCCAGCTTTCTCGCGTGAACGAGGCGCAGAAAGCGAGGCGTCCGACGCTTAATGCCTTGCGTGACTCAGGAAATCTTGAGCAGGACGCCGACACGGTTATTTTCCTCCATTCCGATCAGTATTATGAACGGGAGAGCGCAGACAGCGAACAGCTCGATGAATGGCAAACCGATGTCATGATAGCCAAGCAGCGCAACGGCCCAACCCTGGACATCCCGATGCTTTTCCGGCGTCAGTTTACCCGTTTTTATCCTATCGACGGGATTC